In one window of Myxococcales bacterium DNA:
- a CDS encoding type VI secretion system contractile sheath large subunit translates to MSSGDEQDVETDVPAFRIAVVAELTPREEFRTAEARDPTALPVQRTTFDETLAKLVPPFTIDVDDPFGGAPLPIDLRWQALRDLRPDGLVDTTPILSALLEAKRVLSDAGSAKRGPAEVRAHLARVLPREGWAASLTDGAAPSPAPAAPAVTTPEASSLDALLDKVDLTTPAESPGADPISSLLSAVTKSSRPKAAAPAGATANVDAAFVRVLSSILIHDEVRRLERLWRSVKLLVDHADARRGVEVFLVSASDAEIDGVLEALGDADSGAFDLVVLGDELRATASSLERGKRAAAAGEAMHAPVFVSGSAELVGGTDLASLGRGSRKLSNQDDARSVAVRAAAADDAMRWLFVALNGVWLRAPYDMAGSRLRGISFQQPTDDERSWVCAWPAFALAALCAKSFAETGFPTPITAPAHGLSGLVVREVSDRGTSAAVATEAFVSDSVSRELADAGLVCFTGIANRDAAHVLTARALARSGGAAPKAAEGTLADALFVGSIVRALRELGAAIPPSTPEAKIGAVAEAVLLEMFAGARPHGPEVFAEAKNGVLSLRIVPHRVAGVTLEELSLELPLR, encoded by the coding sequence ATGTCGAGTGGTGACGAGCAAGATGTCGAGACGGATGTGCCGGCCTTCCGCATCGCGGTCGTGGCGGAGCTGACGCCGCGGGAGGAGTTCCGAACCGCCGAGGCGCGCGACCCAACGGCCCTCCCCGTCCAGCGCACCACTTTCGACGAGACGCTCGCCAAGCTCGTTCCTCCGTTCACCATCGACGTGGATGACCCGTTCGGAGGCGCGCCGCTCCCGATCGATCTGCGCTGGCAGGCGCTCCGCGACTTGCGCCCTGACGGACTCGTCGACACGACGCCGATCCTCTCGGCGTTGCTCGAGGCGAAGCGCGTCTTGAGCGACGCCGGCTCCGCCAAGCGAGGCCCCGCCGAGGTGCGCGCGCACCTGGCGCGTGTGCTTCCCCGCGAGGGATGGGCGGCGTCGCTGACCGACGGAGCCGCGCCTTCCCCCGCGCCGGCCGCGCCGGCGGTGACCACACCCGAAGCGTCAAGCCTCGACGCGTTGCTCGACAAGGTGGACCTCACGACTCCCGCGGAGAGCCCCGGCGCCGATCCGATTTCGTCGCTGCTCTCGGCGGTGACCAAGAGCAGCCGCCCCAAGGCCGCGGCGCCGGCGGGCGCGACGGCCAACGTCGACGCGGCCTTCGTCCGCGTCCTATCGTCGATCTTGATCCACGACGAGGTCCGCCGCTTGGAGCGCCTCTGGCGCAGCGTAAAGCTCCTCGTAGACCACGCCGACGCACGACGGGGCGTCGAGGTGTTCCTCGTTTCTGCCTCCGATGCGGAGATCGACGGTGTGCTCGAGGCGCTCGGTGACGCTGACTCGGGCGCCTTCGACCTCGTCGTCCTCGGCGACGAGCTCCGGGCAACGGCGTCGTCGCTTGAGCGCGGCAAGCGAGCCGCCGCAGCTGGGGAGGCGATGCACGCGCCGGTCTTCGTTTCTGGCTCGGCGGAGCTGGTGGGCGGCACAGATTTGGCGTCCCTCGGCCGCGGTTCGCGCAAGCTATCGAACCAAGACGACGCGCGCTCCGTTGCCGTTCGCGCCGCGGCGGCCGACGACGCGATGCGCTGGCTCTTCGTCGCGCTGAACGGCGTATGGCTCCGCGCCCCCTACGACATGGCGGGCTCGCGCCTTCGCGGCATCTCGTTTCAGCAGCCGACCGACGACGAACGCTCTTGGGTGTGCGCCTGGCCCGCCTTCGCGCTCGCGGCGCTCTGCGCGAAGAGCTTCGCGGAGACCGGCTTTCCCACGCCCATTACGGCCCCCGCCCACGGGCTGAGCGGCCTCGTCGTTCGTGAGGTAAGCGACCGAGGCACAAGCGCTGCCGTGGCCACCGAGGCGTTCGTCAGCGACAGCGTTTCGCGCGAGCTCGCCGACGCGGGACTCGTGTGCTTTACAGGCATCGCGAACCGCGACGCGGCGCACGTGCTCACGGCGCGGGCCCTCGCACGGAGCGGCGGAGCGGCGCCGAAGGCGGCGGAAGGAACGCTTGCCGACGCCCTCTTCGTTGGAAGCATTGTCCGCGCCCTTCGGGAGCTCGGCGCGGCCATCCCGCCGAGCACACCGGAGGCGAAGATCGGCGCCGTCGCCGAGGCCGTTCTCCTCGAAATGTTCGCCGGCGCGCGTCCCCACGGCCCTGAGGTCTTCGCCGAAGCGAAGAACGGGGTTCTGTCGCTGCGCATCGTTCCTCACCGCGTGGCGGGGGTCACTTTGGAGGAGCTCTCCCTCGAGCTTCCGTTGCGCTAG
- a CDS encoding phosphatase PAP2 family protein, with product MTMVAGGATELLMPRIFYADPEVTVGWKARWHVSVLAPVMTLTSATLLNDLALKNLFKSHRPGCDESNNKLAGCESYGSPSTHAFASFSALGHGAAVFVFDTFKWSGGRFNGGAFAGHLAGPLVLAGITGVGRSVGDYESFGQVLVGGTIGLGVGFLSGLTYSLMQRPECGYTGSLICW from the coding sequence ATCACCATGGTCGCCGGCGGCGCGACCGAGCTCCTGATGCCGCGTATCTTCTACGCGGACCCCGAGGTCACGGTGGGCTGGAAGGCCCGATGGCACGTGTCGGTGCTCGCGCCCGTGATGACGCTGACGTCGGCGACCTTGCTCAACGACCTCGCGCTGAAGAACCTCTTCAAGTCACACCGCCCCGGTTGCGATGAGTCGAACAACAAGCTCGCCGGCTGCGAGTCCTACGGCTCGCCTTCCACGCACGCCTTCGCCAGCTTCTCAGCCCTCGGCCACGGTGCGGCGGTCTTCGTCTTCGACACGTTCAAGTGGAGCGGCGGACGATTCAACGGCGGCGCCTTCGCCGGCCACCTCGCCGGACCGCTCGTCCTCGCGGGCATCACCGGCGTCGGACGCAGCGTCGGTGACTACGAGTCGTTCGGACAGGTCCTCGTGGGAGGCACCATCGGCCTTGGCGTCGGCTTCTTGAGCGGCCTCACCTACTCGCTGATGCAGCGCCCCGAGTGCGGCTACACGGGCTCGCTCATCTGCTGGTAG